The following coding sequences lie in one Saccopteryx bilineata isolate mSacBil1 chromosome X, mSacBil1_pri_phased_curated, whole genome shotgun sequence genomic window:
- the SLITRK2 gene encoding SLIT and NTRK-like protein 2: MLSGVWLLSVLTVAGFLQTASRKSAKDICKIRCLCEEKENVLNINCENKGFTTVNLLQPPQYRIYQLFLNGNLLTRLYPNEFVNYSNAVTLHLGNNGLQEIRTGAFSGLKTLKRLHLNNNKLEVLREDTFLGLENLEYLQADYNYISAIEAGTFSKLNKLKVLILNDNLLLSLPSNVFRFVLLTHLDLRGNRLKVMPFAGVLEHIGGIMEIQLEENPWNCTCDLLPLKAWLDTITVFVGEIVCETPFRLHGKDVTQLTRQDLCPRKSSSDSSQKSGHADTHIQKLSPTMNPALNPTRAPKASRPPKMRNRPTPRVTVSKDRQSFGPIMVYQTKSPMLLTCPSSCVCTSQSSDNGLNVNCQERKFTNISDLQPKPTSPKKLYLTGNYLQIVYKNDLLDYSSLDLLHLGNNRIAVIQEGAFTNLTSLRRLYLNGNYLEVLYPSMFSGLQSLQYLYLEYNVIKEIKPLTFDALINLQLLFLNNNLLRSLPDNIFGGMALTRLNLRNNHFSYLPVKGVLDQLPAFIQIDLQENPWDCTCDIMGLKDWTEHANSPVIINEVTCESPAKHAGEILKFLRKEAICPDGPNFSDGTILSMNHNTNTPWLLSVSPSPYPELHTEVPLSVLILGLLVVFILSVCFGAGLFVFVLKRRKGKPSVPRSVNNLDVSSFQLQYGSYNSETQDKTDGHVYNYIPPPVGQMCQNPIYMQKEGDPVAYYRNLQEFSYDHLEENKDEPATVAYTVSATELQEKQTMLREPELLYQNIAERVKELPSAGLVHYNFCTLPKRQFAPSCESRRLNQDRINKTILYGTPRKCFVGQSKSDHPLLQAKLQSEPDYLEVLEKQTAISQL; encoded by the coding sequence ATGCTGAGCGGCGTTTGGCTCCTCAGTGTGTTAACCGTGGCCGGGTTCTTACAGACAGCGAGTCGCAAAAGTGCCAAAGACATTTGCAAGATCCGCTGCCTGTgcgaagagaaagaaaatgtactgAATATTAACTGCGAAAACAAAGGATTTACAACTGTCAACCTGCTCCAGCCTCCCCAGTATCGAATCTACCAGCTTTTCCTCAATGGAAACCTCCTGACAAGACTGTACCCCAATGAGTTTGTCAATTACTCCAACGCGGTGACTCTCCACTTAGGTAACAATGGGCTGCAGGAGATCCGAACTGGCGCATTCAGTGGCCTGAAAACCCTCAAGAGACTACACCTTAACAACAACAAGCTCGAGGTGTTGAGGGAGGACACCTTCCTGGGCCTGGAAAACCTCGAGTACCTCCAGGCTGACTACAATTACATCAGTGCCATTGAAGCAGGGACATTTAGCAAACTAAATAAGCTCAAAGTACTCATCCTGAATGATAACCTTCTGCTGTCGCTGCCCAGCAATGTGTTCCGGTTCGTCTTGCTGACCCACTTAGACCTGAGAGGAAATAGGCTGAAAGTGATGCCTTTTGCTGGTGTCCTTGAACATATCGGAGGGATTATGGAGATTCAGCTGGAGGAAAACCCATGGAACTGCACTTGTGACTTACTTCCTCTCAAGGCTTGGCTGGACACCATAACTGTTTTCGTGGGGGAGATTGTCTGTGAAACTCCCTTCAGATTGCATGGAAAAGATGTGACCCAACTGACCAGGCAAGACCTCTGTCCTAGAAAAAGTTCCAGTGACTCCAGTCAGAAGAGTGGCCATGCTGACACACACATCCAAAAGCTGTCACCTACAATGAATCCTGCTCTCAACCCAACCAGGGCTCCAAAAGCCAGCCGACCACCGAAAATGAGAAATCGTCCAACTCCCCGGGTCACTGTGTCAAAAGATAGGCAAAGCTTTGGCCCAATCATGGTGTACCAGACCAAGTCCCCTATGCTTCTAACCTGCCCCAGCAGCTGTGTGTGCACCTCTCAGAGCTCAGACAATGGTCTAAATGTCAATTGCCAAGAAAGAAAGTTCACTAATATATCTGACCTGCAGCCCAAACCTACCAGTCCAAAGAAACTCTACCTGACGGGGAACTATCTTCAAATTGTTTATAAGAATGACCTCTTAGATTATAGTTCTTTGGATTTGTTACATTTGGGGAATAACAGGATTGCAGTCATTCAGGAAGGTGCCTTCACAAACCTGACCAGTTTACGCAGACTTTATTTGAATGGCAATTACCTTGAAGTTCTCTATCCTTCTATGTTTAGTGGACTGCAAAGCTTGCAGTATCTCTATTTAGAGTATAATGTCATTAAGGAAattaagccactgacctttgaTGCTTTGATTAACCTACAGCTACTGTTTCTGAATAACAACCTGCTGAGGTCCTTACCTGATAACATATTTGGTGGCATGGCCCTGACCAGGCTGAATCTGAGAAACAACCATTTTTCTTACCTTCCTGTGAAAGGGGTTCTGGATCAGCTTCCAGCTTTTATCCAGATAGATCTACAAGAGAACCCATGGGACTGTACCTGTGACATTATGGGACTAAAGGACTGGACAGAGCATGCCAATTCCCCTGTCATCATTAATGAGGTTACATGTGAGTCTCCTGCTAAGCATGCAGGGGAGATTCTGAAGTTTCTGAGGAAGGAGGCTATCTGTCCAGATGGTCCAAACTTCTCAGATGGAACTATTCTGTCAATGAATCACAACACAAACACACCTTGGTTGCTTAGTGTGTCTCCCAGTCCCTATCCTGAACTACACACTGAAGTCCCACTTTCTGTCTTAATTTTAGGATTGcttgttgtctttattttatctGTCTGTTTTGGGGCTGGTTTATTCGTCTTTGTCCTGAAACGCCGAAAGGGGAAGCCAAGTGTGCCAAGGAGTGTCAACAACTTAGATGTAAGTTCCTTTCAGTTACAGTATGGGTCTTACAACAGTGAAACTCAGGATAAAACGGATGGCCATGTCTATAACTATATCCCCCCACCTGTGGGGCAGATGTGCCAAAACCCCATTTacatgcagaaagaaggagacCCAGTAGCTTATTACCGAAACCTGCAAGAATTCAGCTATGACCACCTGGAGGAGAATAAAGATGAGCCAGCTACTGTTGCTTACACTGTAAGTGCCACTGAGTTGCAAGAAAAGCAGACCATGTTAAGAGAGCCTGAGCTGCTGTATCAGAATATTGCTGAGCGAGTCAAGGAACTCCCCAGTGCAGGACTAGTCCACTATAACTTTTGTACCTTACCTAAAAGGCAGTTCGCCCCTTCATGTGAATCTCGACGGCTAAACCAGGACAGAATCAATAAAACCATTTTATATGGAACTCCCAGGAAATGCTTTGTGGGGCAGTCAAAATCTGACCACCCTTTACTGCAAGCTAAGCTGCAATCAGAACCAGACTACCTCGAAGTTCTGGAAAAACAAACTGCAATCAGTCAGCTATGA